From Streptomyces sp. Edi4, one genomic window encodes:
- the efeU gene encoding iron uptake transporter permease EfeU — protein sequence MWDDAFPSFLIGLREGLEAGLIVSILVATLVRADAKSRLPQVWTGVLAAVALAMSFGAVLTFSAASMSATAQEAFGGTLSVIAVAFVTAMVFWMRRSARNLSGEIKEKVTGALAMGAGVLVVTSFLAVGREGLETALFLWTTARAAGESAGPMIGAGIGIVIAVGLCWGLYRRVLRINLTKFFTATGAVLIVIAAGVLGYGLRDLQEGGVLPGKSAYAVDLSQSIDPGAWYSTLIQGVFNLTPTMTWLQVLTYVAYLAVVMTLFVQGVRTTAEKPVRAAGSAEGEPTGPQTPSRRRPAWMVPVAVVAVPAVIAGAVVAFGGSKPVGAQTVAVSEKECGKGFSAPKPGRRTFQMHNTGDKASEVYLIDPASNAVYGEIEGLAPGTTRDLVATVAGGSYAWRCVPTGGKAVTSVPVRVSGGGAAKAVAPVSDADLAAPLTAYKQYVNQNLATLAVQTRQLSDDIAGGDLDAARTDWLTAHRTYSSLGAAYGTFQDFDKKINGRAAGLPDGVNDKDFTGFHRVEYGLWHGQSAGALAAPAARLAEDAAGLQKAFPAQDFAPGDLPLRTHEILENTLQSELTGDADQGSGTSLATADANLAGTRELLGVLRPLLAPRDAQLLSRVDGDIDRVQKLLDAARHGRSWTPVDQLDAAARTRLNGATGQLLEDLAPVPDLLEIRKSA from the coding sequence ATGTGGGACGACGCGTTTCCGAGCTTTCTGATCGGCTTGAGGGAGGGACTGGAGGCGGGGCTGATCGTCTCGATCCTGGTCGCCACGCTCGTGCGCGCCGACGCCAAGTCCCGCCTGCCACAGGTGTGGACCGGGGTTCTCGCGGCGGTCGCGCTGGCGATGAGCTTCGGGGCGGTCCTGACTTTCTCGGCCGCCAGCATGTCCGCGACCGCCCAGGAGGCGTTCGGCGGCACGCTCAGCGTGATCGCCGTCGCGTTCGTCACGGCGATGGTCTTCTGGATGCGCCGCTCCGCGCGCAACCTCTCCGGTGAGATCAAGGAGAAGGTCACCGGGGCGCTCGCCATGGGTGCGGGCGTGCTCGTCGTCACCTCCTTCCTCGCGGTCGGCCGCGAGGGCCTGGAGACCGCCCTGTTCCTGTGGACCACGGCCCGAGCGGCTGGAGAGTCGGCGGGCCCGATGATCGGCGCGGGCATCGGCATCGTGATCGCCGTCGGGCTCTGCTGGGGCCTGTACCGCCGGGTCCTGAGGATCAACCTCACCAAGTTCTTCACCGCCACCGGCGCCGTGCTCATCGTCATCGCCGCGGGAGTGCTCGGCTACGGCCTGCGGGACCTCCAGGAAGGCGGGGTGCTGCCCGGCAAGTCCGCGTACGCCGTCGACCTGAGCCAGAGCATCGATCCGGGCGCCTGGTACAGCACCCTCATCCAGGGCGTGTTCAACCTGACACCGACGATGACCTGGCTCCAGGTCCTCACCTACGTCGCCTACCTCGCCGTCGTGATGACCCTGTTCGTCCAAGGCGTGCGCACGACGGCCGAGAAGCCCGTCAGGGCCGCGGGATCCGCCGAAGGCGAGCCCACCGGGCCCCAGACGCCCTCACGGCGGCGGCCCGCCTGGATGGTGCCGGTCGCGGTCGTCGCCGTGCCCGCCGTCATCGCGGGCGCCGTGGTCGCCTTCGGGGGGTCCAAGCCCGTCGGCGCGCAGACCGTCGCGGTCTCCGAGAAGGAGTGCGGCAAGGGGTTCAGCGCGCCCAAGCCCGGCCGCCGGACCTTCCAGATGCACAACACCGGTGACAAGGCGTCCGAGGTCTACCTCATCGACCCGGCGAGCAACGCGGTGTACGGCGAGATCGAGGGACTGGCCCCCGGCACCACCCGCGACCTCGTCGCCACCGTCGCGGGCGGCTCCTACGCCTGGCGCTGTGTGCCGACCGGAGGCAAGGCCGTCACCTCCGTGCCCGTACGCGTCAGCGGCGGTGGCGCCGCCAAGGCGGTCGCGCCGGTCTCCGACGCCGACCTGGCGGCGCCCCTCACCGCGTACAAGCAGTACGTGAACCAGAACCTGGCCACCCTGGCCGTTCAGACCAGGCAGCTCAGCGACGACATCGCGGGCGGCGACCTGGACGCCGCCCGCACCGACTGGCTCACCGCGCACCGCACCTACTCCTCGCTCGGCGCCGCCTACGGAACCTTCCAGGACTTCGACAAGAAGATCAACGGACGTGCCGCAGGCCTCCCGGACGGCGTGAACGACAAGGACTTCACTGGCTTCCACCGGGTCGAGTACGGCCTGTGGCACGGTCAGTCGGCGGGCGCCCTCGCCGCCCCCGCGGCGCGCCTCGCCGAGGACGCGGCCGGTCTCCAAAAGGCTTTCCCCGCCCAGGACTTCGCCCCGGGAGACCTGCCGCTGCGCACCCACGAGATCCTGGAGAACACCCTCCAGTCCGAGCTGACCGGCGACGCCGACCAGGGCAGCGGGACCAGCCTCGCCACCGCCGACGCCAACCTCGCCGGCACCCGTGAACTGCTCGGCGTGCTCAGGCCGTTGCTCGCCCCGCGCGACGCCCAGCTGCTGTCGAGGGTCGACGGCGATATCGACCGGGTGCAGAAGCTGCTCGACGCCGCGCGCCACGGCCGGAGCTGGACGCCCGTCGATCAGCTGGACGCCGCGGCCCGTACCCGGCTCAACGGCGCGACCGGCCAGCTCCTGGAGGACCTGGCCCCGGTGCCGGACCTCCTGGAGATCCGGAAGTCCGCCTGA
- a CDS encoding M56 family metallopeptidase, with translation MRIALFTPLAVSAVLALAAPWAGGRLPPRQAARLLTLTSLIASLVTATALGMTAFTLIGQIPAVAEEGEWSPGVLAAQAPVNSLVAAVCAVAFAGCVGALAISARQQTMLWLAARREYRALPTGGELAVVDDPLPQAFALPGSPGRVVVSSGMLRALSPAERAALLAHERAHLRHRHHVFLLTLRLASALNPLLRPVARAGNFAVERWADEEAGTLVGDRSLVARAVARAALAAKRAPRHSLAATGGPVPQRVRALLAPPTPLRRDLVVALGLLMAICCFSLARSANDMDQLFDTASPGHLHSEAGRVQHHHEHQ, from the coding sequence GTGCGCATCGCCCTCTTCACTCCTCTCGCGGTCAGCGCGGTGCTCGCGCTGGCCGCGCCCTGGGCCGGCGGGCGGCTGCCGCCTCGCCAGGCGGCCCGGCTCCTGACGCTCACCTCGCTGATCGCGTCGCTCGTCACCGCCACCGCGCTGGGCATGACGGCCTTCACCCTCATCGGGCAGATCCCGGCCGTGGCCGAGGAAGGCGAGTGGTCACCGGGCGTGCTGGCAGCGCAGGCCCCGGTCAACTCGCTGGTCGCCGCCGTCTGCGCGGTCGCCTTCGCGGGGTGTGTCGGCGCGCTCGCGATCAGCGCCCGGCAGCAGACGATGCTCTGGCTGGCGGCCCGCCGGGAGTACCGCGCCCTCCCAACAGGCGGTGAACTCGCGGTGGTTGACGATCCGCTGCCCCAGGCGTTCGCGCTGCCCGGCTCACCCGGCCGCGTCGTCGTATCGTCCGGGATGCTGCGGGCCCTGTCCCCCGCCGAGCGCGCGGCGCTGCTCGCCCACGAGCGGGCCCACCTGCGCCACCGCCACCACGTATTCCTGCTGACGCTGCGCCTCGCCTCGGCCCTCAACCCGCTGCTGCGGCCCGTCGCCCGCGCCGGGAACTTCGCCGTGGAGCGCTGGGCGGACGAGGAAGCAGGCACCCTGGTGGGCGATCGGTCCCTGGTGGCGCGGGCGGTCGCCCGCGCGGCACTCGCGGCCAAGCGGGCCCCGCGCCACTCGCTCGCGGCGACCGGCGGCCCCGTACCGCAGCGCGTCCGGGCCCTGCTGGCACCGCCGACGCCACTGCGTCGCGATCTGGTCGTGGCGCTCGGGCTGCTCATGGCGATCTGCTGCTTCAGCCTGGCCCGGTCCGCCAACGACATGGATCAGCTCTTCGACACCGCTTCACCCGGCCACCTCCACTCGGAAGCCGGGCGGGTCCAACACCACCACGAGCACCAGTAG
- a CDS encoding UDP-N-acetylglucosamine--N-acetylglucosamine transferase yields the protein MPRHDVPDDFRPNAVPPAGLITIVSASVGAGHDGAADALATQLEAAGFEVDRLDFLDLLPAGLGRVLSGAYHRLLTAAPSGYQRIYAATERSGSPGPVVRALFRSAERRTLRAIGPRPRAVVSTYPGASQVLGALRRRGRLHVPVLTYLTDFSVHPLWAAPGIDAHLAAHPVPAAQAKALGAARVTVTGPVTGARFTATGEPERQAARDRFGLPHDGALALLVAGSWGVGPVRESAAEIRDSAIAEPVIVCGRNSALAEQLRAEGFPYVHEWVGDMPMLMHACDVLVQNAGGLTSIEAFASGLPVASYRCIPGHGRTNAAALDEAGLAVWIRESQDLPSVLSDLVKGPRGERQRAAGLALFSSDSSPVAAITGMAAPRPVVPGRPQLARRRPRLVAALLTATVSLGIGAPLAHAYGSDPGRFSTAAHRLIEGYEL from the coding sequence GTGCCCCGACATGACGTCCCGGATGACTTCCGGCCCAACGCAGTGCCCCCGGCCGGCCTGATCACCATCGTGTCCGCCAGTGTCGGCGCGGGGCACGACGGTGCCGCCGACGCGCTCGCCACGCAGCTGGAGGCGGCCGGCTTCGAGGTGGACCGCCTTGACTTCCTCGACCTGCTGCCGGCGGGTCTTGGCCGGGTCCTGTCCGGTGCGTACCACCGGCTCCTGACCGCCGCGCCCTCCGGTTATCAGCGGATCTACGCCGCCACCGAACGCTCCGGCTCGCCGGGGCCCGTAGTCCGCGCTCTGTTCCGCAGCGCCGAGCGGCGCACGCTCCGGGCGATCGGTCCGCGTCCGCGAGCGGTCGTGTCCACCTATCCGGGCGCGAGCCAGGTGCTCGGCGCACTGCGCCGCAGGGGGCGCCTCCACGTCCCCGTGCTCACCTACCTCACCGACTTCTCCGTACACCCGCTGTGGGCGGCCCCCGGCATCGACGCGCACCTCGCGGCCCACCCCGTTCCGGCGGCGCAGGCCAAGGCGCTCGGCGCGGCCCGCGTGACGGTGACCGGGCCGGTGACGGGAGCCCGGTTCACCGCGACAGGTGAGCCCGAACGCCAGGCCGCCCGGGACCGGTTCGGCCTCCCCCACGATGGCGCGCTGGCGTTGCTTGTCGCCGGGTCCTGGGGGGTCGGGCCGGTGCGTGAGTCCGCCGCCGAGATACGGGACAGCGCGATCGCCGAGCCAGTCATCGTCTGCGGCCGCAACAGCGCGCTCGCCGAGCAGTTGCGCGCCGAGGGCTTCCCGTACGTCCACGAGTGGGTCGGGGACATGCCGATGCTGATGCACGCCTGCGACGTCCTCGTCCAGAACGCGGGTGGCCTCACCTCGATCGAGGCATTCGCCAGCGGGCTGCCCGTCGCCAGCTATCGGTGCATACCGGGTCACGGCCGAACCAATGCCGCAGCCCTGGACGAGGCGGGGCTGGCCGTCTGGATACGAGAATCCCAAGACCTCCCCTCTGTACTCTCCGACCTGGTCAAGGGGCCGCGCGGTGAACGCCAACGCGCCGCCGGCCTCGCGCTGTTCTCGTCGGATTCCTCCCCTGTGGCCGCCATCACAGGCATGGCCGCACCACGTCCGGTCGTGCCGGGGCGGCCCCAACTGGCGCGCCGGAGGCCCAGGTTGGTGGCGGCTCTGCTCACCGCGACCGTCTCGCTGGGGATCGGCGCGCCCCTCGCCCATGCCTACGGCTCCGATCCCGGGCGCTTCTCCACGGCAGCCCACCGCCTCATCGAGGGGTACGAACTGTGA
- a CDS encoding polysaccharide deacetylase family protein has protein sequence MNSRTAKAALLAAAGTLPALAALHAAPAVSTFGPLRNRTMPRLSGRGSPDHIALTFDDGPDHLSTPHFLRLLDREGVRATFFLLGSMLARSPGLAKEMTAAGHEIGVHGWAHRPLVLRGPRATRDDLARTRDLIADVTGERPRLFRPPYGVMSTAAHLACRDLDLTPVLWTAWGEDWRRRATPHSVYDTVMGSLRGGGTVLLHDSDCTSATGSWRSTLGALPALLDTWRGHGWATGPLRDHGCDGLYST, from the coding sequence GTGAACTCCCGTACCGCGAAGGCCGCCCTGCTCGCCGCGGCGGGGACGCTGCCCGCGCTCGCCGCCCTGCACGCGGCGCCGGCCGTGTCCACCTTCGGCCCGCTGCGCAACCGTACGATGCCCCGGCTCTCTGGGCGGGGCAGCCCCGACCACATAGCGCTGACCTTCGACGACGGGCCCGACCACCTCTCCACCCCGCACTTCCTGCGCCTCCTGGACCGCGAGGGGGTACGGGCGACCTTCTTCCTGCTCGGCTCGATGCTCGCCCGCTCACCCGGGCTCGCCAAGGAGATGACCGCCGCCGGGCACGAGATCGGCGTGCACGGCTGGGCCCACCGCCCCCTGGTCCTGCGCGGGCCACGCGCCACTCGCGACGACCTCGCGCGCACCCGCGACCTGATCGCGGACGTCACCGGCGAGCGGCCCCGCCTTTTCCGGCCGCCGTACGGAGTGATGAGCACGGCAGCCCATCTCGCCTGCCGCGACCTCGACCTCACTCCCGTGCTGTGGACGGCGTGGGGCGAGGACTGGCGCCGCCGCGCCACGCCCCACTCGGTGTACGACACCGTGATGGGCTCGCTGCGCGGCGGCGGCACCGTCTTGCTGCACGACTCCGACTGCACCTCCGCCACGGGCTCGTGGCGCTCCACCCTGGGCGCGCTGCCCGCCCTCCTGGACACCTGGCGCGGCCATGGCTGGGCCACCGGGCCGCTGCGCGACCACGGCTGCGACGGGCTCTACTCCACGTAG
- a CDS encoding bile acid:sodium symporter: MHVSTVSRALGRLQRRLTWAIVAAYGAALLMPAPGNAVRHLRLSARFAPGGSSYPVTAQGVLLAFVLFTAALQVPSSALSPLLRKPLPLLAGTATGAAAPLFLLPLVAFGLGQLPDSDGCGGLITGMALIGAMPVAGGATVWGHRAGGNPALLLGLVLTTTLLSPLTIPLTLDLAAHVTRGSYATDLGRLARTSGGFFALAGVAVPCLAGLLVRAISPRRTLERHLPLLRLLSLVCALCLTYTNAAGALGGFLRHPNLALLTASAVTAAVMCAASFAIGWILAKALHTTHGDTVALTFATGMNNSSAGAVLASTQLPTHPQVLLPVLAYSLLQKTGAGLTDSLFARRRDAPRAAAAVERAG, from the coding sequence ATGCACGTCTCCACGGTTTCCCGGGCCCTCGGCCGGCTCCAGCGCCGTCTGACCTGGGCCATAGTGGCTGCCTACGGCGCTGCCCTGCTGATGCCCGCGCCCGGCAACGCCGTCCGTCATCTGCGCCTCTCCGCCCGGTTCGCCCCCGGCGGCTCGTCCTACCCCGTCACGGCGCAAGGAGTGCTCCTGGCCTTCGTCCTGTTCACCGCCGCCCTCCAGGTGCCCAGCTCCGCGCTGTCGCCCCTGCTGCGCAAGCCGCTGCCCCTGCTGGCCGGCACCGCCACGGGAGCGGCCGCCCCTCTTTTCCTGCTGCCCCTGGTGGCGTTCGGCCTGGGACAACTCCCCGACAGCGACGGGTGCGGCGGGCTGATCACCGGGATGGCCCTCATCGGGGCGATGCCCGTGGCGGGCGGCGCCACCGTATGGGGACACCGGGCGGGCGGCAACCCCGCCCTCCTGCTCGGCCTGGTGCTGACCACCACCCTCCTCAGCCCGCTCACCATCCCCCTCACCCTCGACCTCGCCGCCCACGTGACCAGAGGCTCGTACGCCACCGACCTCGGACGCCTGGCACGGACCAGCGGCGGCTTCTTCGCCCTGGCAGGCGTCGCCGTCCCCTGCCTGGCAGGACTACTCGTCCGGGCGATCAGCCCCCGGCGCACGCTGGAACGCCACCTGCCCCTGCTGCGGCTCCTGTCGCTGGTCTGCGCCCTCTGCCTCACCTACACCAACGCCGCCGGCGCTCTGGGTGGATTCCTCCGCCACCCCAACCTCGCGCTCCTCACGGCCTCGGCAGTCACCGCCGCCGTGATGTGTGCCGCCTCCTTCGCCATCGGCTGGATCCTGGCCAAAGCCCTGCACACCACACACGGCGACACCGTCGCCCTCACGTTCGCCACCGGCATGAACAACAGCAGCGCCGGGGCCGTCCTGGCGTCGACCCAACTGCCCACCCACCCCCAGGTACTCCTGCCCGTGCTCGCCTACAGCCTGCTCCAGAAGACCGGCGCCGGCCTGACGGACAGCCTGTTCGCCCGCAGGCGCGACGCACCTCGGGCGGCGGCCGCCGTTGAACGCGCCGGATGA
- the efeB gene encoding iron uptake transporter deferrochelatase/peroxidase subunit, translated as MPAETPAPQGGCPAGRRSFVKKALGAGAAGAVLAGGGFALGEAGTAPAHADGTTDGGQVAFHGAHQAGILTPQPAAATFVSFDVIAESREDLAGLLRTITERARFLTAGGTPADLGVGAPPSDNGILGPVVPADELTVTVGVGASLFDDRYGLAKAKPVRLTPMRTFPNDNLKAAECHGDLSLQICGARQDVVLHALRDIARHTRGAMQIKWRIDGFQNTPRPTGAQRNLLGFKDGIVNPDVRSARETDRLIWVGDALGEPSWAVGGSYQVIRVIRMLVEFWDRVSLTEQEKMFGRRKDTGAPLDGATETDIPNYTRDPHGTAIPLDAHIRLANPRTAQTDNTRLLRRGYNYDRGIDNVGNLDMGLVFCSYQQDVKRQFETTQERLIDEPLVDYISPTGGGYFYALPGAKDSSDWLGRSLLAS; from the coding sequence ATGCCCGCCGAGACCCCCGCCCCGCAAGGCGGTTGCCCCGCCGGACGGCGCTCGTTCGTCAAGAAGGCCCTGGGCGCGGGCGCTGCCGGTGCCGTCCTGGCTGGCGGGGGATTCGCGCTCGGCGAGGCCGGTACGGCCCCGGCGCACGCGGACGGCACCACCGACGGGGGTCAGGTCGCCTTCCACGGCGCCCACCAGGCCGGCATCCTCACGCCGCAGCCCGCGGCCGCCACGTTCGTCTCCTTCGACGTCATCGCCGAGAGCCGCGAGGACCTCGCCGGCCTGCTGCGCACCATCACCGAACGGGCCCGCTTCCTGACCGCGGGCGGCACCCCCGCCGACCTCGGCGTCGGAGCCCCACCGTCCGACAACGGCATCCTCGGGCCCGTCGTCCCCGCCGACGAACTGACCGTCACGGTCGGCGTCGGCGCCTCGCTCTTCGACGACCGGTACGGACTCGCCAAGGCCAAGCCCGTGCGCCTCACGCCCATGCGGACCTTCCCCAACGACAACCTCAAGGCCGCCGAATGCCACGGCGACCTCTCGCTCCAGATCTGCGGCGCCCGCCAGGACGTGGTCCTGCACGCCCTGCGCGACATCGCCCGGCACACCCGCGGCGCCATGCAGATCAAGTGGCGCATCGACGGCTTCCAGAACACGCCGCGCCCCACCGGTGCCCAGCGCAACCTGCTCGGCTTCAAGGACGGCATCGTCAACCCGGACGTGAGGTCCGCGCGCGAGACCGACCGGCTGATCTGGGTCGGCGACGCGCTGGGCGAGCCCTCCTGGGCGGTCGGCGGCAGCTACCAGGTCATCCGGGTCATCCGCATGCTCGTCGAGTTCTGGGACCGGGTCTCGCTCACCGAGCAGGAGAAGATGTTCGGCCGCCGCAAGGACACCGGCGCCCCGCTCGACGGCGCCACCGAGACCGACATCCCCAACTACACCAGGGACCCGCACGGCACCGCGATCCCGCTGGACGCGCACATACGCCTCGCCAACCCCCGGACCGCGCAGACGGACAACACCCGTCTCCTGCGCCGGGGTTACAACTACGACCGGGGCATCGACAACGTCGGCAACCTCGACATGGGTCTGGTCTTCTGCAGCTACCAACAGGACGTCAAGCGGCAGTTCGAGACGACCCAGGAGCGGCTGATCGACGAGCCGCTCGTCGACTACATCTCCCCGACCGGCGGCGGCTACTTCTACGCGCTGCCGGGAGCCAAGGACTCCTCCGACTGGCTGGGCCGGAGCCTGCTCGCCTCCTGA
- a CDS encoding BlaI/MecI/CopY family transcriptional regulator → MTDDSVEAAGRRAPGELENEVLAALWAAGAPVAAGSVRAQVTGDPAYTTVLTILSRLHDKGLVTRERAGRGYLYSPVRDEAGHAAAGMRALLDNGGDRAAVLARFVSELATEDEEILEQLLRGHKEG, encoded by the coding sequence GTGACGGACGACAGCGTCGAAGCGGCCGGGCGGCGGGCGCCCGGCGAGCTGGAGAACGAGGTGCTTGCCGCGCTGTGGGCAGCCGGCGCCCCCGTCGCGGCGGGCAGCGTTCGCGCGCAGGTCACCGGCGACCCCGCCTACACCACGGTCCTGACCATCCTGTCCAGGCTGCACGACAAGGGCCTGGTCACCCGCGAGCGGGCCGGACGCGGCTATCTCTACTCGCCCGTACGGGACGAGGCGGGACACGCCGCCGCGGGGATGCGGGCGCTGCTCGACAACGGCGGCGACCGGGCCGCGGTGCTCGCCCGATTCGTGTCCGAACTGGCCACGGAGGACGAGGAGATCCTGGAACAGCTGCTGCGCGGACACAAGGAGGGCTGA
- a CDS encoding HAMP domain-containing sensor histidine kinase: MAVTGFRRRVVALTVLTATAVVAVLVVVSHVLLSRVTDADAHDLARTRAEAVAANVTTAGGRVVLTENDSEALDEVAWVYADGRLIDGNVPPGMAERVEALAVAGRSQTATVAHYLLYARKVPVDGHRVMVVVRVDLTPYETSEQHSLTLSLVLGGLAVLLAGCVAHLVVRRALRVVHDMAALADDWGHHEPGRRFGLGAARDEFGQLAQTLDRLLERVDTALADERRLTDEIAHELRTPLTVLRGEAQLAQLAGEPVAPEAVLSEVDRLNTAITTLLRAARARTDAGTRCDLRSAARQAIAGRAVEVAFPAKTEVAVAPDVAVSLLSPLLENGLRHARSRVWITARVQGEAVVVDVLDDGPGVDPTEVDRVFEAGVTSGDGYGLGLPVVRRIAASAGVEVRAIADGRGHIEVTLPAAEAPRSQHAAT, translated from the coding sequence ATGGCAGTGACGGGATTTCGCAGAAGGGTCGTCGCGCTCACGGTGCTGACCGCCACCGCCGTGGTCGCGGTCCTGGTCGTGGTCTCGCACGTGCTGCTGAGCCGGGTGACGGACGCCGACGCACATGATCTGGCGCGTACCCGCGCCGAGGCGGTCGCGGCGAACGTCACCACCGCGGGAGGCCGTGTCGTGCTGACGGAGAACGACAGCGAGGCGCTGGACGAGGTCGCCTGGGTCTATGCGGACGGCCGTCTGATCGACGGGAACGTTCCGCCCGGCATGGCCGAGCGCGTCGAGGCACTGGCCGTCGCGGGGCGGTCGCAGACCGCCACCGTCGCGCACTACCTCCTGTACGCGCGAAAGGTCCCGGTGGACGGCCACCGCGTCATGGTGGTCGTCCGGGTGGACCTCACGCCGTACGAGACGTCCGAGCAGCACAGCCTGACCCTGTCGCTGGTACTGGGCGGACTCGCGGTCCTGCTCGCAGGCTGTGTCGCACACCTCGTGGTGCGCCGGGCGCTGCGGGTCGTGCACGACATGGCGGCCCTGGCCGACGACTGGGGCCACCACGAACCCGGGCGGCGCTTCGGCCTCGGGGCTGCCCGCGACGAGTTCGGGCAACTGGCGCAGACCCTCGACCGCCTCCTGGAGCGTGTCGACACCGCGCTGGCGGACGAGCGCCGGCTCACCGACGAGATCGCCCACGAGCTGCGGACACCGCTCACGGTCCTGCGGGGCGAGGCGCAGCTGGCGCAGCTGGCCGGTGAGCCGGTGGCGCCGGAGGCGGTGCTGAGCGAAGTCGACCGCCTCAACACGGCGATCACGACGCTTCTGCGCGCCGCGCGCGCACGGACGGACGCCGGAACCCGGTGTGATCTTCGGTCCGCCGCGCGGCAGGCGATCGCCGGTCGGGCGGTCGAGGTCGCCTTCCCTGCCAAAACCGAGGTCGCCGTGGCGCCCGACGTCGCCGTGTCGCTGCTGTCGCCCCTGCTGGAGAACGGACTGCGGCATGCCCGGTCGCGTGTGTGGATCACCGCGCGCGTCCAGGGTGAGGCCGTCGTGGTCGATGTCCTGGACGACGGCCCCGGGGTCGATCCCACCGAAGTCGACCGGGTCTTCGAAGCGGGGGTGACCAGCGGCGACGGATACGGCCTCGGGCTGCCGGTGGTGCGGCGTATCGCCGCCTCCGCGGGGGTGGAGGTCCGCGCGATCGCCGACGGGCGCGGCCACATCGAGGTGACGCTCCCGGCCGCCGAAGCGCCACGCAGTCAGCATGCCGCCACGTAG
- a CDS encoding response regulator transcription factor, with the protein MAFIMVCEDDAAVRGILKRALEHDGHSVGVSATADGLLRQLVPAPELVVLDLGLPDADGRDVCLALRSRGVDVPVLMLTALDGLHHKVDGFEAGADDYMTKPFDIPELLVRVRALLRRATVAFAPREVVLDPTKHVVTYDSVSASLTPTEFRLLGRLIASPGDAVRRHALTAAGWPHGAQVSDNTLDSFVRRLRTKLGPLGVAEHLATVRGVGYRWQ; encoded by the coding sequence GTGGCTTTCATCATGGTGTGCGAGGACGACGCGGCGGTCCGCGGCATCCTCAAGCGCGCCCTGGAACACGACGGCCACAGCGTCGGCGTCTCCGCCACCGCCGACGGCCTGCTGCGGCAGCTCGTACCGGCGCCCGAACTGGTCGTCCTGGATCTGGGGCTTCCGGACGCGGACGGGCGCGATGTCTGCCTTGCCCTTCGGTCGCGCGGTGTCGATGTGCCGGTGCTGATGCTCACCGCCTTGGACGGCCTTCATCACAAGGTGGACGGCTTCGAGGCCGGCGCCGACGACTACATGACCAAACCCTTCGACATCCCGGAACTGCTGGTCCGCGTCCGAGCGCTGCTGCGCCGCGCCACCGTGGCGTTCGCACCGCGCGAGGTCGTCCTGGATCCGACGAAGCACGTGGTGACCTACGACTCGGTGAGCGCGAGCCTGACCCCGACGGAGTTCCGGCTGCTGGGCCGCCTGATCGCCTCGCCGGGCGACGCGGTACGCCGTCACGCCCTCACCGCTGCCGGCTGGCCGCACGGTGCACAGGTCAGCGACAACACCCTCGACTCCTTCGTGCGCCGGCTGCGGACCAAGCTCGGTCCGCTGGGTGTCGCCGAGCATCTGGCGACCGTCCGCGGTGTGGGCTACCGATGGCAGTGA
- a CDS encoding phosphatase PAP2 family protein, producing the protein MAAALFLVDTAALFLVDRRPAVAAPAKALLVAASLVYAGAHHPHDVVVGLAVGAVVGGAASWAARTFAGPFVSRLRDGPLAPLLVAMT; encoded by the coding sequence ATGGCCGCCGCACTCTTCCTCGTAGACACCGCCGCTCTCTTCCTCGTAGACAGGCGTCCGGCGGTCGCCGCCCCGGCCAAAGCGCTCCTGGTGGCCGCCTCCCTTGTCTACGCCGGCGCCCACCATCCGCATGACGTCGTGGTGGGTCTCGCCGTCGGCGCCGTTGTGGGGGGCGCGGCGTCTTGGGCAGCCCGCACCTTCGCGGGGCCGTTCGTGTCCCGGCTGCGTGACGGGCCTCTCGCGCCGCTGCTCGTCGCGATGACGTAG